A window from Cryobacterium sp. SO1 encodes these proteins:
- the gtfA gene encoding sucrose phosphorylase, whose amino-acid sequence MRNHVQLIAYADRLGGSLAGLQGLLDTDLKGVFNGVHILPFFTPFDGVDAGFDPVDHTEVDARLGSWDDVRALANTHDVVVDVIVNHVSADSAQFRDVVAHGRDSRWFEMFLTMDKVFPDGARESDLLGVYRPRPGLPLIQMTLGDEPHLVWTTFTPQQIDVDVRSELTRDYLRSILDALAAAGVTMIRMDAVGYAVKTPGTTSFMTPETFAFIEELRVEAAERGMQTLVEVHSYYKRQVEIAALVDCVYDFALPPLVLHAAHSGDHEPLLRWLEVRPTNAVTVLDTHDGIGIVDVGSDPDTGEAGLLDDQQLDALVESIHDATGGTSRLATGAAASNLDLYQVNSTFFDALGSDDRRYLAARAVQYFTPGVPQVYYVGAFAGGNDTDLLEQSGVGRDINRHRYTPEDLQANLTRPVVAAGFELARFRNTFDVFNGSFTAARNAETNGLILSWTDGPRSAALTVDLQSGDVTLAWSDGEQTGRVDDLLTAGAWSLRGAGAAARVARHPRSGV is encoded by the coding sequence ATGCGCAACCACGTGCAACTCATTGCCTACGCCGACCGCCTCGGCGGCTCCCTGGCCGGCCTGCAGGGCCTGCTCGACACCGACCTGAAGGGCGTCTTCAACGGTGTGCACATCCTGCCGTTCTTCACCCCGTTCGACGGCGTGGATGCCGGGTTCGATCCCGTCGACCACACCGAGGTCGACGCCCGGCTGGGCTCGTGGGACGACGTGCGCGCCCTCGCCAACACCCACGACGTCGTCGTCGACGTCATCGTCAACCACGTCTCCGCCGACTCGGCGCAATTCCGCGACGTGGTCGCCCACGGGCGGGACTCCCGCTGGTTCGAGATGTTCCTCACCATGGACAAGGTCTTCCCCGACGGCGCCCGGGAAAGCGACCTCCTCGGCGTGTACCGCCCGCGCCCGGGCCTGCCGCTGATCCAGATGACGCTCGGCGATGAACCGCACCTGGTGTGGACCACGTTCACCCCGCAGCAGATCGACGTGGATGTGCGCTCCGAGCTCACCCGGGACTACCTGCGCTCCATCCTCGACGCCCTCGCCGCCGCCGGGGTCACCATGATCCGCATGGATGCCGTCGGCTACGCCGTGAAGACCCCGGGCACCACGAGCTTCATGACGCCCGAGACCTTCGCCTTCATCGAGGAGCTGCGGGTCGAGGCCGCCGAGCGGGGGATGCAGACCCTCGTGGAGGTGCACTCCTACTACAAGCGCCAGGTGGAGATCGCGGCCCTCGTGGACTGCGTCTACGACTTCGCCCTGCCGCCCTTGGTGCTGCACGCCGCACATTCCGGCGATCACGAGCCGCTGCTGCGCTGGCTCGAGGTGCGCCCGACCAACGCCGTCACGGTGCTCGACACTCACGACGGCATCGGCATCGTGGACGTTGGCTCCGACCCCGACACCGGCGAGGCGGGCCTGCTCGACGACCAGCAGCTGGATGCGCTCGTCGAGTCGATTCACGACGCCACCGGTGGAACCAGCCGGCTCGCGACCGGGGCCGCAGCGTCGAACCTGGACCTGTACCAGGTGAACTCCACCTTCTTCGACGCCCTGGGCAGTGACGACCGCCGCTACCTGGCCGCCCGCGCCGTGCAGTACTTCACCCCCGGAGTTCCCCAGGTGTACTACGTGGGCGCCTTCGCCGGCGGCAACGACACCGACCTGCTCGAGCAGTCGGGCGTGGGGCGGGACATCAACCGCCACCGGTACACACCGGAGGATCTGCAGGCCAACCTCACGCGCCCGGTCGTGGCGGCCGGCTTCGAACTCGCCCGGTTCCGCAACACCTTCGACGTGTTCAACGGGTCCTTCACGGCAGCCCGCAACGCAGAGACCAACGGCCTCATCCTGTCTTGGACCGACGGGCCCCGGTCGGCGGCGCTGACGGTGGACCTGCAGTCGGGCGACGTCACGCTGGCTTGGTCCGACGGCGAACAGACCGGCCGGGTCGACGATCTGCTCACGGCGGGCGCCTGGTCGCTGCGCGGGGCGGGCGCCGCTGCGCGCGTGGCGCGCCACCCGCGCAGCGGCGTCTGA
- a CDS encoding LacI family DNA-binding transcriptional regulator: MAEKRVTLADVARRAGLSSAAASMILNGRPGTRLSEDAHRRVRDAALQLGYRPNVAARSLRTDQTATIGFISDVVATTRFASGLIRGALAAAEEAGQVVFVLETGGDAGRETQAVRAMLDRQVEGLIFASMRAREVSVPEVPSGIPVVMLNATNALHGNSVLPDEETGGAAAVRLLIEQGLGDAIVLLGRNDEIEQHTSATIAQRMRGIRTGMSAHGHAFLDEVACLDWEPADGYAATTALLERRDDVRALLCMNDRLAFGAYQAIAETSLTIPESISIASFDDDEIAGYLRPALSTVALPHEAMGRAAVDMLLAAQPGGPLLVPMPVLARGSIRRHQTSPKPTPSLHTTE; encoded by the coding sequence ATGGCAGAGAAGCGGGTCACGCTGGCCGACGTTGCCCGGCGCGCCGGGCTTTCGTCGGCCGCGGCATCCATGATCCTCAACGGCCGCCCGGGCACCCGGCTCTCCGAAGATGCGCACCGGCGGGTGCGAGACGCGGCGCTGCAGCTGGGGTACCGCCCGAATGTCGCCGCGAGGTCGCTCCGCACCGACCAAACGGCCACCATCGGTTTCATCTCAGATGTGGTCGCCACCACCCGCTTCGCCAGCGGGCTCATCCGCGGTGCGCTCGCCGCCGCCGAGGAGGCCGGCCAGGTGGTCTTCGTGCTGGAAACCGGCGGCGATGCCGGCCGTGAGACTCAGGCCGTGCGGGCGATGCTGGACCGGCAGGTTGAGGGACTCATTTTCGCCTCCATGCGCGCCCGGGAGGTCTCGGTGCCGGAGGTGCCGAGCGGGATCCCCGTCGTCATGCTCAACGCCACCAATGCGCTCCACGGTAACTCGGTGCTTCCCGACGAAGAGACCGGCGGCGCCGCCGCGGTTCGGCTGCTCATCGAGCAGGGTCTGGGCGACGCCATCGTGCTCCTCGGACGAAACGACGAGATCGAACAACACACCTCAGCCACGATCGCCCAGCGGATGCGCGGCATCCGCACCGGGATGAGCGCCCACGGTCACGCGTTTCTGGACGAGGTCGCCTGCCTGGACTGGGAGCCCGCCGACGGCTACGCCGCCACGACGGCCCTGCTCGAGCGCCGCGACGATGTGCGAGCGCTGCTCTGCATGAACGACCGGCTCGCGTTCGGCGCGTACCAGGCGATCGCCGAGACGTCGCTGACCATCCCGGAGAGCATCTCGATCGCCTCGTTCGATGACGACGAGATCGCCGGCTACCTCCGGCCGGCGCTGAGCACCGTGGCCCTGCCGCACGAGGCGATGGGCCGCGCCGCCGTCGACATGCTGCTCGCCGCCCAGCCGGGCGGCCCGCTGCTGGTGCCCATGCCCGTCCTGGCCCGGGGCTCGATCCGACGCCACCAGACCTCCCCGAAACCAACCCCCTCGCTACACACAACGGAGTGA
- a CDS encoding AsnC family protein — protein MEAERLKALVGSIGGKGPAEALHIVAELHREVARSEAGLVRSARQAGLSWEAIAQCLGVTKQAVHRKYGKQ, from the coding sequence ATGGAAGCGGAGCGGTTGAAGGCACTCGTCGGATCGATAGGCGGGAAGGGACCGGCCGAAGCTCTGCACATCGTGGCGGAGCTTCATCGGGAGGTCGCGCGCAGCGAGGCCGGCCTCGTTCGCAGTGCCCGCCAGGCCGGGCTGTCCTGGGAAGCCATTGCCCAGTGCCTCGGTGTAACCAAGCAGGCCGTGCACCGCAAGTACGGCAAGCAATAG
- a CDS encoding serine hydrolase, producing the protein MEKEWTGDSDLVRAVDRAFRPSGVAAVAVITPERDLTATAGADRHSTFEIGSITKALTGMLYRDATERGLVSPTTVLREVLPLNGPGEVGSVSLGSLAIHRSGLPGLPPGMHPIRRTLDFYVRGVNPYGESLSELLDQTRTVRLGTARSRYSNLGFQLLGHAVAEAAGSGYGRLLQNVLGDGFSTPARQQDLGPMDLTGRSRFGRPLPAWVGEGLAPAGGVRATIGTMRDFLRSVLAGTARGLGALEPVAEYSPRIGIGAGWITLQVRGRAITWHNGSTGGFSSWIGLDRAAGVGVVVLSARHGSVDRQGFRLLTDFSTAA; encoded by the coding sequence ATGGAGAAGGAATGGACCGGGGACTCGGACCTCGTTCGCGCTGTGGATCGCGCGTTCCGCCCATCCGGGGTGGCCGCAGTGGCGGTGATCACCCCCGAGCGTGACCTGACCGCCACGGCGGGTGCCGACCGTCACTCCACCTTCGAGATCGGGTCGATCACCAAGGCACTCACGGGCATGCTGTATCGCGACGCGACCGAACGCGGCCTCGTCTCGCCGACGACGGTCCTGCGCGAGGTGCTTCCGCTCAACGGTCCCGGCGAGGTCGGCTCGGTGAGTCTCGGTTCCCTGGCGATTCACCGCTCCGGCCTGCCTGGACTGCCGCCGGGGATGCATCCGATTCGACGAACCCTCGATTTCTACGTTCGGGGCGTGAACCCGTACGGGGAGTCGCTGTCCGAGCTTCTCGACCAGACGCGCACCGTGCGGCTGGGCACCGCGCGATCTCGGTACTCGAACCTCGGGTTTCAGTTGCTCGGGCACGCCGTGGCGGAAGCCGCCGGCAGCGGGTACGGCCGGCTCCTCCAGAACGTTCTGGGCGACGGGTTCTCCACACCCGCGCGGCAACAGGACCTCGGACCGATGGATCTGACGGGACGGAGTCGATTCGGACGCCCGCTGCCTGCCTGGGTCGGTGAAGGTCTCGCGCCGGCCGGGGGCGTCCGCGCCACCATCGGCACCATGCGCGACTTCCTCCGGTCGGTTCTCGCCGGGACGGCTCGGGGTCTGGGCGCCCTGGAACCGGTCGCGGAGTACAGTCCGCGGATCGGTATCGGCGCGGGGTGGATCACCCTCCAGGTCCGCGGCCGGGCGATCACCTGGCACAACGGCAGCACCGGGGGGTTCAGCAGCTGGATCGGCCTGGACCGAGCCGCCGGCGTCGGCGTCGTCGTGCTGTCCGCGCGGCACGGGTCCGTCGACCGGCAGGGGTTCCGTCTGCTCACGGACTTCAGCACCGCCGCCTGA
- a CDS encoding glycoside hydrolase family 3 N-terminal domain-containing protein: MTLSISVTDSLPYQDSALTIPDRVADLLARMSLEEKVGQMLQLDAQEDLDDHVLHKQAGSILHSSPASILRANELTALTRLRIPLLVAEDCIHGHSFWEGATIYPTQLAMAASWDADLLERVARATAVEVAATGVHWTFSPVLCISRDLRWGRVGETFGEDPFLIGELAAAMVRGYQGEGLADPTAILATAKHFAGYSETQGGRDASEADLSRRKLRSWFLPPFERVARAGCRSFMLGYQSMDGLPITINDWLLSDVLRGEWGYTGTLITDWDNVGRMVWEQKVQPDYTHAAAAAVRAGNDMIMTTPRFYQGALDAVDRGLLDASAFDPAVARILTLKFELGLFENPRLPCADLSVIVGDAAHARLNLEAARRSIVLLENDGVLPLNAARPARVAVVGPLADDAQSQLGDWAGGSGQVAWLDGQPREMITTVLDGIRQIAPAGWTVSHARGADILTLEPYPAGVTYPDGQPRHPHMVPCAPDPALIAEAVALAQDADVVVAVVGDRIELIGEARSTATLELIGGQIALLDALIATGTPVVVVLLASKPLVLPPSVQRAAAVLWTANPGMQGGLALAEILLGEVEPSGRLPISFVRHVGQQPAYYNQIRGQHGDRYADLTQSPAWAFGEGRSYSAVHYADLELEQTALTTGGTIVAHVTVRNTGARAVLETVQVYVRDVVTSVSWADKELKAYRQVQVAPGESVRVRLELPVTDCSIVDVAGRRVVEPGEFQLLVGPSSRESALLGASFTVGV; encoded by the coding sequence ATGACCCTCTCCATCAGCGTCACCGATTCCCTCCCGTACCAGGACTCCGCGCTCACGATCCCCGACCGCGTCGCCGACCTCCTCGCGCGGATGTCGCTGGAGGAGAAGGTCGGGCAGATGCTCCAGCTCGATGCTCAGGAGGACCTCGACGACCACGTCCTGCACAAGCAGGCCGGATCGATCCTGCACTCCTCCCCGGCGTCGATACTGCGGGCCAACGAACTGACCGCTTTGACGCGACTGCGGATCCCGCTCCTCGTCGCCGAGGACTGCATCCACGGCCACTCCTTCTGGGAGGGCGCGACGATCTACCCGACCCAGCTGGCGATGGCGGCGTCCTGGGACGCCGACCTGCTCGAGCGGGTCGCCCGGGCAACGGCGGTCGAGGTGGCGGCCACGGGTGTGCACTGGACCTTCTCACCCGTGCTGTGCATCTCTCGTGACCTGCGCTGGGGGCGGGTGGGCGAGACCTTCGGCGAAGACCCCTTCCTCATCGGCGAGCTCGCCGCGGCGATGGTGCGGGGCTACCAGGGCGAGGGCCTGGCCGATCCGACGGCAATCCTCGCGACCGCCAAGCACTTCGCCGGGTACTCGGAGACGCAGGGCGGGCGGGACGCCAGCGAGGCGGACCTCTCCCGGCGGAAGCTCCGCTCCTGGTTCCTGCCGCCGTTCGAGCGGGTGGCCCGCGCGGGCTGCCGGTCCTTCATGCTCGGCTACCAGAGCATGGACGGCCTGCCGATCACGATCAACGACTGGCTGCTCAGCGACGTTCTGCGCGGCGAGTGGGGCTACACCGGCACCCTGATCACCGACTGGGACAACGTGGGCCGGATGGTCTGGGAGCAGAAGGTGCAACCCGACTACACGCACGCCGCCGCCGCCGCCGTGCGGGCCGGCAACGACATGATCATGACGACCCCGAGGTTCTACCAGGGGGCGCTGGACGCCGTCGACCGGGGTCTGCTCGACGCGAGCGCGTTCGACCCGGCCGTGGCGCGCATCCTCACCCTCAAGTTCGAGCTCGGACTGTTCGAGAACCCCCGGCTGCCGTGCGCCGACCTGAGCGTGATCGTGGGGGATGCCGCGCACGCCCGGCTGAACCTGGAGGCGGCCCGTCGCTCGATCGTGCTGCTGGAGAACGACGGGGTGCTGCCGCTGAACGCAGCCCGCCCGGCCCGGGTCGCCGTGGTCGGTCCCCTGGCCGACGACGCCCAGTCCCAACTGGGCGACTGGGCCGGCGGGTCGGGTCAGGTCGCCTGGCTCGACGGGCAGCCGCGCGAGATGATCACGACCGTGCTCGACGGCATCCGCCAGATCGCGCCGGCGGGCTGGACCGTCAGCCATGCCCGCGGGGCCGACATCCTCACCCTGGAGCCCTATCCCGCCGGAGTGACCTACCCGGACGGGCAGCCCCGCCACCCGCACATGGTGCCGTGCGCGCCCGATCCGGCCCTCATCGCCGAGGCCGTCGCCCTGGCCCAGGACGCGGATGTCGTGGTCGCCGTTGTCGGCGACCGGATCGAACTCATCGGCGAGGCCCGGTCTACGGCCACGCTCGAGCTCATCGGCGGGCAGATCGCCCTGCTCGACGCGTTGATCGCGACGGGCACACCGGTGGTCGTGGTGCTGCTCGCCTCCAAACCGCTGGTGCTGCCGCCGTCGGTGCAGCGGGCCGCGGCCGTGCTGTGGACGGCGAACCCGGGAATGCAGGGTGGCCTGGCCCTGGCCGAGATCCTCCTCGGCGAGGTAGAGCCGTCCGGCCGCCTGCCGATCTCCTTCGTGCGGCACGTCGGCCAGCAGCCGGCGTACTACAACCAGATCCGCGGCCAGCACGGCGACCGCTACGCCGACCTCACCCAGTCGCCCGCCTGGGCGTTCGGGGAGGGGCGCAGCTACAGTGCGGTTCACTACGCCGACCTCGAGCTCGAGCAGACGGCGCTCACGACGGGCGGCACGATCGTCGCTCACGTGACGGTGCGGAACACCGGCGCCCGTGCGGTGCTGGAGACGGTGCAGGTGTACGTGCGCGACGTTGTCACCTCGGTGAGCTGGGCCGACAAGGAGCTCAAGGCCTACCGGCAGGTGCAGGTGGCGCCGGGGGAGTCCGTGCGGGTGCGGCTCGAACTGCCCGTGACCGACTGCAGCATCGTGGATGTCGCGGGGCGCCGGGTGGTGGAACCGGGGGAGTTCCAGCTGCTGGTCGGTCCGTCGTCACGAGAGAGTGCGCTGCTCGGGGCCTCGTTCACTGTCGGGGTGTGA
- a CDS encoding ABC transporter permease: MTIPLNLTGPASPGSPETALLIAPGRSDPPREKTFLSQLASSFAMFRNPKSLTGLVILGVFVAVALLGDVLAPYGALEKDFTALRQAPSWTHLLGTTHMGEDILSQIIYGTRGVLIVGFLAGIIGTAIAVLMGVVAGYTRGWRSESLSAITNVFLVIPGLPLIIIVASQFENPPLILVAAVLAATGWAWGARVLRAQTMSLRNRDFIQAARANGEPLHRIILVEMLPNLMAIIASSFVGTVTAAVLGLTTLAFIGVIPITNLNWGTILFWAQQNGAFPDFWWWYIPAGLCIAILGVALSLINFGIDEYVNPRLRSAGERARAMKKKGLDINETMTVVRTSETTTHRKAKKTT; this comes from the coding sequence ATGACAATCCCACTTAACCTCACCGGACCGGCCAGCCCCGGCAGCCCCGAGACCGCCCTCCTGATCGCTCCCGGACGGAGCGACCCGCCCAGGGAGAAGACGTTCCTGTCGCAGCTGGCGTCGTCGTTCGCGATGTTCCGCAACCCGAAGTCGCTGACCGGACTCGTCATCCTGGGCGTTTTCGTCGCGGTCGCGCTCCTCGGCGACGTCCTCGCCCCCTACGGCGCGCTCGAGAAGGACTTCACGGCGCTGCGGCAGGCGCCGTCGTGGACCCACCTGCTCGGCACGACGCACATGGGAGAGGACATCCTCAGCCAGATCATCTACGGCACCCGCGGCGTGCTCATCGTCGGATTCCTGGCCGGGATCATCGGCACGGCGATCGCCGTGCTGATGGGTGTCGTCGCCGGGTACACCCGGGGCTGGCGCAGCGAGTCGCTGTCCGCGATCACGAACGTGTTCCTCGTCATCCCGGGACTGCCGTTGATCATCATCGTCGCGTCCCAGTTCGAGAACCCGCCGCTGATCCTCGTCGCCGCCGTGCTGGCCGCGACCGGCTGGGCCTGGGGCGCACGGGTGCTGCGCGCGCAGACCATGTCACTGCGCAACCGCGACTTCATCCAGGCCGCCCGGGCCAACGGCGAGCCGCTGCACCGCATCATCCTGGTGGAGATGCTGCCGAACCTGATGGCGATCATCGCGTCCAGCTTCGTCGGCACCGTCACCGCGGCGGTGCTGGGCCTGACCACCCTGGCCTTCATCGGGGTGATCCCCATCACCAACCTCAACTGGGGCACGATCCTGTTCTGGGCTCAGCAGAACGGCGCCTTCCCGGACTTCTGGTGGTGGTACATCCCGGCCGGGCTCTGCATCGCCATCCTCGGCGTGGCGCTGTCGCTGATCAACTTCGGCATCGACGAGTACGTCAATCCGCGCCTGCGGTCGGCCGGGGAGCGCGCCCGGGCCATGAAGAAGAAGGGTCTGGACATCAACGAGACGATGACCGTCGTACGCACCAGTGAGACCACCACGCACCGCAAGGCAAAGAAAACGACATGA
- a CDS encoding ABC transporter permease produces the protein MKIPVRFIASRSAFYLFTAFAAITINFFLPRMMAGDPVTAYMQRNAGQITPEAERSLRILFGLDQDSTVWEQYTDYWQLLFSGDLGRSFSNGLAPVGEVISSALPWTLGLVGIATIVSFLLGTATGALIGWRRGSKADVIVPISTFFSTVPYFWLGLIAIAVFSSTLGWFPASHAYDKGSSPAFTADFIGQVIAHGALPAITIVIASLGGWILGMRNMMLTVLDEDYITVAQAKGLPNRRVLWNYAARNAMLPQLSSFALSIGFIVGGTIVMEMVFSYPGIGKLLLDATTAKDYPLMQGVFLIITMAVLCANILADAAYAILDPRTRQTEA, from the coding sequence ATGAAGATCCCGGTGCGTTTCATCGCCAGCCGTTCCGCGTTCTACCTGTTCACGGCGTTCGCGGCGATCACCATCAACTTCTTCCTGCCCCGCATGATGGCCGGAGACCCCGTCACCGCCTACATGCAGCGAAACGCCGGCCAGATCACCCCCGAGGCCGAACGCTCCCTGCGCATCCTCTTCGGTCTCGACCAGGACAGCACGGTCTGGGAGCAGTACACCGATTACTGGCAGCTCCTGTTCAGCGGTGACCTCGGCCGCTCCTTCTCCAACGGGCTCGCCCCGGTGGGCGAGGTCATCTCCTCGGCGCTGCCGTGGACCCTCGGCCTGGTCGGCATCGCCACCATCGTGTCGTTCCTGCTCGGCACCGCCACCGGCGCCCTGATCGGCTGGCGTCGCGGCAGCAAGGCCGACGTGATTGTGCCGATCTCCACCTTCTTCAGCACCGTGCCGTACTTCTGGCTCGGACTGATCGCCATCGCCGTCTTCTCCTCCACCCTGGGCTGGTTCCCCGCCTCCCACGCCTACGACAAGGGCTCCTCGCCCGCGTTCACCGCCGACTTCATCGGTCAGGTGATCGCCCACGGCGCCCTCCCCGCGATCACGATCGTGATCGCCTCGCTCGGCGGCTGGATCCTCGGCATGCGCAACATGATGCTCACCGTGCTCGACGAGGACTACATCACCGTGGCGCAGGCCAAGGGCCTGCCCAACCGTCGGGTGCTCTGGAACTACGCCGCCCGCAACGCGATGCTGCCGCAGCTCTCCAGCTTCGCGCTGTCGATCGGCTTCATCGTGGGCGGCACCATCGTGATGGAGATGGTGTTCTCCTATCCCGGCATCGGCAAGCTGCTGCTGGACGCGACCACCGCGAAGGACTACCCGCTGATGCAGGGCGTGTTCCTCATCATCACGATGGCGGTGCTGTGCGCGAACATCCTCGCCGACGCCGCGTACGCCATCCTCGATCCCCGCACACGTCAGACGGAGGCCTGA
- a CDS encoding ABC transporter ATP-binding protein codes for MTTLEFVNVSKRYRVRGASSMLALDDVSFTLHDRETIALVGQSGSGKSTIAKILTQLETPTSGQVLLNGQPIPRHGKGLRRYRQTLRMIFQDPFASLNPYHSIRYHLERPLRLDNVVPPADTEAEVRRLLERVRLDPGAVIDRRPHELSGGQRQRVAIARALASRPALLVADEPVSMLDVSIRLGVLNLLADLQREEGLGVLYITHDLATARHFSDQIMVLHHGRVVEHGPADDVILNPQHEYTRELRAASPDPEKHFAAAATRPEGGVA; via the coding sequence ATGACCACGCTCGAGTTTGTCAACGTGTCCAAACGGTACCGGGTGCGCGGCGCCTCGTCGATGCTCGCCCTCGACGACGTGAGCTTCACCCTGCACGACCGCGAGACCATCGCCCTGGTCGGCCAGTCCGGCAGCGGCAAGTCCACCATCGCCAAGATCCTCACCCAGCTGGAGACCCCCACCAGCGGGCAGGTGCTGCTGAACGGCCAGCCCATTCCACGCCACGGCAAGGGCCTGCGCCGCTACCGCCAGACTCTGCGGATGATCTTCCAGGACCCGTTCGCCTCGCTCAACCCGTACCACTCCATTCGGTACCACCTCGAGCGACCGCTGCGGCTGGACAACGTCGTGCCCCCGGCCGACACCGAGGCCGAAGTGCGGCGTCTGCTGGAGAGGGTGCGTTTGGACCCGGGCGCGGTCATCGACCGGCGACCGCACGAGCTCTCCGGCGGACAACGCCAACGCGTCGCCATCGCCCGGGCGCTGGCCTCCCGGCCGGCGCTCCTCGTCGCCGATGAGCCGGTGTCGATGCTCGACGTGTCGATTCGCCTCGGTGTGCTGAACCTGCTCGCCGATCTGCAGCGTGAGGAAGGCCTTGGCGTGCTGTACATCACCCACGACCTCGCCACCGCGCGGCACTTCAGCGACCAGATCATGGTGCTGCACCACGGCCGCGTGGTCGAACACGGCCCCGCCGACGACGTCATTCTCAACCCCCAGCATGAATACACCCGGGAACTCCGCGCGGCCTCACCCGACCCGGAGAAGCACTTCGCGGCCGCAGCGACCCGACCCGAGGGAGGTGTCGCATGA
- a CDS encoding ABC transporter ATP-binding protein has protein sequence MSEPLLTVHDFSIVYDVDPPVEAVKNVTLQLQRGEILGLAGESGCGKTTLAYGLQRLLRAPAVITGGSVTFHDASGVDIDVNALDIEEMRRFRWDKISMVFQGAMNALNPVTTIGAQLDDVFRVHRPDLSRRERRAACEELLELVAVGKDRIRSYPHELSGGMRQRVMIAMALALRPQLMVMDEPTTALDVLVQREILRQISQLRHEFGFSVIFITHDLPLLLEISDRIAVMRDGEIIELAPARELWEHPQHEYTKTLLASFPRLTGERGVLVR, from the coding sequence ATGTCAGAGCCCCTCCTCACCGTGCACGACTTCTCCATCGTGTACGACGTCGATCCGCCCGTCGAGGCGGTCAAGAACGTCACCCTCCAACTGCAACGCGGCGAGATCCTCGGGCTCGCCGGCGAGAGCGGATGCGGCAAGACCACGCTCGCCTACGGCCTGCAGCGCCTGCTCCGTGCACCCGCGGTGATCACCGGCGGCAGTGTTACCTTCCACGATGCCTCCGGTGTCGACATCGACGTCAACGCCCTCGACATCGAAGAGATGCGACGCTTCCGCTGGGACAAGATCTCGATGGTGTTCCAGGGGGCCATGAACGCTCTCAACCCCGTCACCACGATCGGCGCCCAACTCGACGACGTGTTCCGGGTGCACCGTCCCGACCTGAGCCGGCGCGAGCGCCGCGCCGCCTGCGAGGAGCTCCTCGAGCTCGTCGCCGTCGGTAAGGACCGCATCCGCTCCTACCCGCACGAACTCTCCGGCGGCATGCGGCAGCGCGTGATGATCGCCATGGCGCTGGCGCTGCGCCCACAGCTGATGGTGATGGACGAACCGACCACGGCCCTGGACGTGCTGGTGCAGCGCGAGATCCTGCGCCAGATCTCCCAGCTGCGCCACGAATTCGGCTTCTCAGTGATCTTCATCACCCACGACCTGCCGCTGCTGCTGGAAATCAGCGACCGGATCGCGGTGATGCGTGACGGCGAAATCATCGAACTCGCCCCGGCGCGCGAGCTCTGGGAGCACCCGCAACACGAGTACACCAAGACGCTGCTGGCGTCGTTTCCCCGCCTCACCGGCGAGAGGGGAGTGCTGGTCCGATGA